In a genomic window of Aeromicrobium panaciterrae:
- a CDS encoding serine/threonine-protein kinase — protein sequence MKQIGRYRLDGVQGFGAFAMVWRGFDPELEIPVAVKILAENWAHHADVRERFLSEARLLRKIDSPRVIRVYDIGTHEERPYFVMDFIDGGTVADRVKTPVPTEQALKLAVDSARAVQVLHDAGVLHRDIKPTNLLVGEGERVLVADLGSAKRLAEASGVTVTTGTPAYMAPEQARGEAVDARSDVYALGAVTYELLSGKQPFNVSDPGSLLKRTPDTRPPRLDGAGSRALDRVLASALATRPADRPVSAAAFADALEQVAAGTKAKDVKRLRRQISPAVLTTLAMVIFGASAAATWFLLR from the coding sequence ATGAAACAAATAGGGCGCTACCGCCTTGATGGGGTGCAAGGTTTCGGTGCCTTTGCCATGGTCTGGCGCGGCTTCGACCCGGAGCTCGAAATCCCGGTCGCGGTCAAGATCCTCGCCGAAAACTGGGCGCACCACGCTGACGTACGCGAACGATTCCTCTCGGAGGCTCGCTTGCTGCGCAAGATCGACAGCCCGCGCGTCATTCGGGTCTACGACATCGGCACTCATGAGGAGCGTCCCTACTTCGTCATGGACTTCATCGACGGCGGCACTGTCGCCGATCGAGTCAAGACCCCTGTGCCGACCGAACAGGCACTGAAACTGGCTGTCGATTCTGCGCGAGCCGTTCAAGTCCTTCACGACGCCGGCGTTCTTCACCGCGACATCAAGCCCACCAACCTGCTCGTCGGCGAAGGCGAGCGCGTGCTCGTAGCTGACCTCGGAAGTGCGAAACGGCTTGCCGAGGCGAGCGGAGTCACCGTCACGACCGGTACCCCGGCGTACATGGCGCCCGAGCAAGCTCGTGGCGAAGCCGTCGACGCGCGCTCTGACGTCTACGCGCTCGGCGCGGTCACGTACGAGCTGCTGTCCGGCAAGCAGCCGTTCAACGTCAGCGATCCTGGATCGCTGCTCAAGCGTACGCCCGATACGCGGCCTCCTCGGCTCGATGGCGCAGGCTCGCGCGCACTCGATCGCGTTCTCGCATCGGCTCTCGCCACCCGCCCTGCGGATCGGCCCGTGTCCGCCGCTGCCTTTGCCGATGCGCTGGAGCAGGTTGCGGCTGGTACGAAGGCCAAGGACGTCAAACGCCTCAGGCGTCAGATTTCGCCCGCAGTCCTGACCACGCTGGCGATGGTGATCTTCGGAGCCTCAGCAGCAGCGACCTGGTTCCTGCTGCGTTAG
- a CDS encoding RNA polymerase sigma factor — protein sequence MREDEQLIELARSGDAWAMEELLTQIRPRVVSRCARLLPHTLDAEEAAQDALLSIATHLKDYNGSGSFEGWVTVIASNSARQTYRALKRRFAERAVSELPNAPDPRTTSVIAGSRIDLLDAIEALELAHPETAEAFVLRDVGSMSYDEIAELTQSPLGTVKARIHTARGFVRGKLGVDVDNF from the coding sequence ATGCGGGAGGACGAGCAGCTGATCGAACTGGCGCGCTCAGGCGACGCCTGGGCGATGGAGGAATTGCTCACCCAGATACGGCCGAGGGTCGTCAGCCGATGCGCTCGACTCCTTCCTCACACGCTCGATGCTGAGGAAGCCGCACAGGACGCGTTGCTGTCCATCGCGACGCATCTCAAGGACTACAACGGCAGCGGCTCGTTCGAGGGTTGGGTAACGGTGATTGCCTCCAACTCTGCTCGCCAGACCTACCGGGCGCTCAAGCGCAGGTTCGCCGAACGGGCGGTGAGCGAGCTCCCCAACGCGCCAGATCCGCGTACCACCAGCGTGATCGCCGGCAGCCGCATCGACTTGCTCGACGCGATCGAGGCGCTCGAGCTGGCGCATCCCGAGACCGCCGAGGCCTTCGTACTGCGTGACGTCGGATCGATGTCGTACGACGAGATCGCCGAGCTGACCCAGTCGCCATTGGGCACGGTGAAGGCGCGCATCCACACTGCGAGAGGATTCGTACGTGGAAAGTTGGGGGTCGATGTCGACAACTTTTGA
- a CDS encoding long-chain fatty acid--CoA ligase, which yields MGNLATLLEKSATEYPDRTAIVFGDTRLTYAQVNGAANQVANLLVSRGIKPGDKVALSCANLPYFSTIYYGILKAGATVVPLNILLKGREVAYHLNDSNAKAYFAFEGTPDLPIGDAAWEGFQATDSCTEFFLIKLDSAQPAPLSPPEFFSPLVAEQPPTFDTVETDDDDTAVILYTSGTTGQPKGAELRHRNMRDNALMGAELFGANASSPDTYLCVLPLFHSFGQTVIQNGGFAYGGTVVMLPRFDAQAALGLMLKEKVSFFAGVPTMYWGLLAALDESVDVKQLAENLRVAVAGGAALPVDIHKQFQERFGVTILEGYGLSETSPVASFSRFGQEPRVGSIGLPIPGVEMKLINDDWTDVEDGPDAVGEIAIKGHNIMKGYYARPDATDEAIKDGWFRSGDLAKKDEDGFYYIVDRSKDMIIRGGFNVYPRELEEILMEHPAVSLVAVIGVPHDSHGEEIKAYVVKNKDHDDVSEADLVAWGKEQFAAYKYPREVVFIDELPMTSTGKILKRELS from the coding sequence GTGGGCAACCTGGCCACCCTTCTGGAGAAGTCCGCCACCGAATATCCCGACCGCACGGCGATCGTGTTCGGTGACACCCGGCTGACGTACGCGCAGGTCAACGGCGCCGCCAATCAGGTCGCCAACCTGTTGGTGTCGCGTGGGATCAAGCCCGGCGACAAGGTCGCACTCTCGTGCGCCAACCTCCCGTACTTCAGCACGATCTACTACGGCATCCTCAAGGCCGGTGCGACCGTGGTGCCGCTCAACATCCTGCTCAAGGGTCGCGAGGTCGCGTACCACCTGAACGACAGCAACGCGAAGGCCTACTTCGCGTTCGAGGGCACGCCTGACCTGCCGATCGGCGACGCAGCATGGGAGGGCTTTCAGGCGACTGACTCGTGCACCGAGTTCTTCCTGATCAAGCTCGACTCCGCACAGCCGGCACCGCTGAGCCCGCCGGAGTTCTTCTCGCCGCTAGTCGCTGAGCAGCCTCCGACCTTCGACACCGTCGAGACGGATGACGACGACACCGCCGTCATCCTCTACACATCCGGTACGACGGGTCAGCCCAAGGGCGCCGAGCTCCGCCACCGCAACATGCGCGACAACGCGCTGATGGGAGCCGAACTCTTCGGTGCCAATGCGTCGAGCCCCGACACCTATCTCTGCGTGCTGCCGCTGTTCCACTCATTCGGCCAGACCGTGATCCAGAACGGCGGCTTCGCGTACGGCGGCACGGTCGTCATGCTCCCGCGTTTCGATGCTCAGGCCGCGCTTGGCCTGATGCTGAAGGAGAAGGTGTCGTTCTTCGCTGGCGTGCCGACGATGTACTGGGGACTGCTCGCCGCTCTCGACGAGAGCGTCGACGTGAAGCAGTTGGCTGAGAACCTCCGCGTTGCCGTTGCCGGTGGCGCGGCATTGCCGGTAGACATCCACAAGCAGTTCCAGGAGCGTTTCGGCGTCACGATCCTCGAGGGCTACGGCCTTTCGGAGACGTCGCCGGTGGCGTCGTTCTCGCGTTTCGGTCAGGAGCCGCGCGTCGGTTCGATCGGTCTGCCGATCCCGGGTGTCGAGATGAAGCTGATCAACGACGACTGGACCGATGTCGAGGACGGCCCCGACGCCGTCGGCGAGATCGCGATCAAGGGTCACAACATCATGAAGGGCTACTACGCCCGACCCGACGCGACCGATGAAGCGATCAAGGACGGCTGGTTCCGCTCGGGCGACCTCGCCAAGAAGGATGAGGACGGTTTCTACTACATCGTCGACCGTTCGAAGGACATGATCATTCGTGGCGGATTCAACGTCTACCCGCGAGAGCTCGAAGAGATCCTGATGGAGCACCCGGCCGTGTCGTTGGTGGCCGTCATTGGTGTCCCGCACGACTCGCACGGCGAAGAGATCAAGGCGTACGTCGTCAAGAACAAGGACCACGACGATGTGTCCGAGGCTGACCTGGTGGCATGGGGCAAGGAGCAGTTCGCGGCGTACAAATACCCCCGCGAGGTCGTCTTCATCGACGAGCTGCCCATGACGTCGACCGGCAAGATCCTCAAGCGCGAGCTCAGCTGA
- the purS gene encoding phosphoribosylformylglycinamidine synthase subunit PurS, whose amino-acid sequence MPRVIVDVMPKPEILDPQGKAVHGALPRLGFAAVTDVRQGKRFELEVAAADEATLAEVHKIAETLLSNPVIEDYAVRVAE is encoded by the coding sequence ATGCCCCGCGTCATCGTTGATGTCATGCCCAAGCCCGAGATCCTCGACCCGCAGGGCAAGGCGGTGCACGGCGCTCTGCCGCGTCTCGGCTTTGCCGCGGTGACCGACGTACGCCAGGGCAAGCGCTTTGAGCTCGAGGTTGCCGCTGCTGATGAAGCCACGCTCGCAGAGGTCCACAAGATCGCCGAGACGCTGCTCTCCAACCCGGTGATCGAGGACTACGCAGTGCGGGTGGCCGAGTGA
- the purQ gene encoding phosphoribosylformylglycinamidine synthase subunit PurQ, producing the protein MKIGVVTFPGSLDDTDAQRAVTIAGGEAVALWHGDHDLKGVDAVILPGGFSYGDYLRCGAIARFAPVMTEVIAAANGGMPVLGICNGFQILCESHLLPGALIRNDHRHFICRDQTLKVENVDTSWTSDLSVGQEIVIPLKNGEGGFVADAETVARLEGEGRVVFRYVDVNPNGSVNDIAGITNERGNVVGLMPHPEHAVEELTGPGVDGLGLFTSALKSLTSA; encoded by the coding sequence GTGAAGATCGGCGTCGTCACCTTCCCGGGATCGCTCGACGACACTGACGCGCAGCGGGCCGTCACGATTGCCGGTGGCGAAGCCGTAGCCCTCTGGCACGGCGACCACGACCTCAAAGGCGTCGACGCCGTCATCCTGCCCGGCGGATTCTCGTACGGCGACTACCTCCGCTGTGGAGCGATCGCACGCTTCGCGCCGGTGATGACTGAGGTCATCGCTGCAGCAAACGGCGGTATGCCGGTGCTCGGCATCTGCAACGGCTTCCAGATCCTGTGCGAGTCACACCTGCTCCCCGGCGCGCTGATCCGAAACGATCACCGCCACTTCATCTGCCGCGATCAGACACTCAAGGTCGAGAACGTCGATACGTCGTGGACCTCCGACCTGAGCGTCGGCCAGGAGATCGTCATCCCGCTCAAAAACGGGGAGGGCGGATTCGTCGCCGACGCTGAGACTGTCGCACGCCTTGAAGGCGAGGGTCGTGTGGTCTTCCGCTACGTCGACGTGAACCCCAACGGCTCGGTCAACGACATTGCCGGCATCACGAATGAGCGCGGCAACGTCGTCGGTCTCATGCCGCACCCTGAGCATGCAGTTGAAGAACTGACCGGTCCGGGCGTCGACGGGCTCGGCCTCTTCACCTCAGCTCTGAAGTCACTGACCTCTGCCTGA
- a CDS encoding YdeI/OmpD-associated family protein, whose protein sequence is MDVLDFPDADAWSAWLEQNREDHTEAWLRIAKKNSGLQTISISDALDVALTHGWIDGQRRSNDEVSFLQRYCPRRPTSSWSQVNVQKVEALTADGRMRPGGIAEVEKAKADGRWDAAYESQANAEPPPDLVAALEGNPKAKAAFEALGRTERYAIILQLLKARTSEGRAKILDREVSKLSP, encoded by the coding sequence GTGGACGTCCTCGACTTTCCCGACGCTGACGCGTGGTCAGCCTGGCTCGAACAGAACCGGGAAGACCACACCGAGGCATGGCTGCGAATCGCCAAGAAGAACTCCGGCCTCCAGACGATCTCCATCTCGGATGCCCTCGACGTCGCGCTGACACACGGGTGGATTGACGGCCAGCGACGGTCGAACGACGAGGTGTCGTTCCTTCAGCGCTACTGCCCGCGCCGGCCCACCAGCTCGTGGTCCCAGGTCAACGTGCAGAAGGTCGAGGCTCTGACAGCGGACGGGCGGATGCGACCCGGCGGCATTGCTGAGGTCGAGAAGGCCAAAGCGGATGGTCGATGGGACGCTGCGTACGAGTCGCAAGCGAACGCCGAGCCACCACCCGATCTGGTGGCTGCGCTCGAAGGCAATCCGAAAGCGAAAGCAGCGTTCGAAGCGCTGGGAAGGACGGAGCGCTACGCGATCATCCTGCAACTGCTCAAAGCGCGAACCTCAGAAGGCCGAGCCAAGATCCTCGACCGCGAAGTCAGCAAGCTGTCGCCGTGA
- a CDS encoding MFS transporter — MTRQRIHPAWFVAAAAFLALIGAAGFRAAPGALFVPLHDEFGWSTSVMSLAVSINLLLYGLTAPFAAALMDKFGIRKVTTVALIMVALGSGLTVFMTESFQLLITWGVLIGLGTGSMAMVFAATIANRWFVERRGLVMGVLTAGGATGQLVFLPIVAALANHVGWRTASLVIAGSALAVVPLVIRFIGDFPEDRKLAPYGAPADWVPPVRETGGSAQRAIDALREASRTRAFWALALAFAICGATTNGLVGIHFIPGAHDHGMSTTTAAGLLAVVGIFDIVGTIASGWFTDRYDPRLLLAGYYLFRGVGLLLLPVLLSQSVRPSIVMFVVIYGLDWVATVPPTVALCREYFGEQGTIVFGWVFAAHQLGAAAAALGAGVIRDQTGSYTLAWISGAGLCVIAAVLSWMLGSSKKRQSNRDDLVPVPM, encoded by the coding sequence ATGACGCGTCAGCGGATCCACCCAGCCTGGTTCGTCGCGGCTGCGGCGTTCCTTGCGCTGATTGGTGCCGCCGGATTCCGCGCCGCACCCGGAGCGCTGTTCGTACCGCTGCACGACGAGTTCGGCTGGTCGACCAGCGTCATGTCGCTCGCGGTGAGCATCAACCTCCTGCTGTACGGCCTCACGGCTCCCTTCGCGGCAGCGCTCATGGACAAGTTCGGTATCCGCAAAGTCACCACCGTCGCGCTGATCATGGTGGCCCTGGGCAGCGGCCTGACCGTCTTCATGACCGAGTCCTTCCAGCTCCTCATCACCTGGGGTGTGCTGATCGGCCTCGGCACCGGATCGATGGCGATGGTCTTCGCCGCGACGATCGCCAACCGCTGGTTCGTCGAGCGTCGCGGCTTGGTCATGGGAGTGCTCACGGCTGGAGGTGCGACGGGACAGCTCGTCTTCCTGCCGATCGTCGCCGCTCTCGCCAACCACGTTGGCTGGCGTACGGCATCGCTCGTGATCGCTGGATCGGCGCTGGCCGTCGTACCCCTCGTCATTCGCTTCATCGGCGACTTCCCTGAAGACCGCAAGCTCGCTCCGTACGGTGCGCCAGCTGATTGGGTGCCACCCGTTCGCGAGACCGGCGGTTCGGCACAGCGCGCAATCGATGCCCTGCGCGAGGCATCACGTACGCGGGCGTTCTGGGCTCTCGCTCTGGCCTTCGCGATCTGCGGGGCCACGACGAACGGCCTCGTCGGCATCCACTTCATTCCCGGTGCCCACGACCACGGCATGTCCACGACGACCGCGGCTGGCCTGCTCGCCGTTGTCGGCATCTTCGACATCGTCGGCACGATCGCATCCGGTTGGTTCACCGACCGCTACGACCCGCGGCTGCTGCTCGCTGGCTATTACTTGTTCCGCGGCGTCGGCCTCCTCCTTCTCCCGGTGCTGTTGTCGCAGAGCGTGCGGCCGAGCATCGTCATGTTCGTGGTGATCTACGGACTCGACTGGGTCGCGACCGTACCTCCGACCGTTGCACTCTGCCGTGAGTACTTCGGCGAGCAGGGCACGATCGTGTTCGGCTGGGTGTTTGCCGCGCACCAGCTCGGAGCCGCAGCTGCTGCTCTGGGTGCAGGCGTCATCCGCGACCAGACGGGCAGCTACACGCTGGCCTGGATCAGCGGCGCTGGACTGTGCGTGATTGCCGCGGTGCTCTCGTGGATGCTCGGCTCGAGCAAGAAGCGCCAGTCCAACAGAGACGACCTCGTACCCGTCCCCATGTGA
- a CDS encoding SCO4848 family membrane protein: MDLPLAWSMLLIASAVWSIIIWPPFLRRVLKDERSRDADGKATTFLRVHVILISISLSLAAAVGVLGILTLV, from the coding sequence ATGGATCTCCCCCTCGCCTGGTCGATGCTTCTGATTGCCTCCGCTGTCTGGAGCATCATCATCTGGCCGCCGTTCCTGCGCCGCGTTCTCAAGGATGAGCGCTCTCGCGACGCTGACGGCAAGGCCACGACGTTCCTGCGGGTCCACGTGATTCTGATCAGCATCTCGCTGAGCCTCGCGGCTGCGGTTGGCGTGCTTGGAATCCTCACGCTCGTTTGA
- a CDS encoding GNAT family N-acetyltransferase, with product MSNSVEFNAQEHQYEIHVDGTFAGFTKAFVSGDVVTFPHTEILDEFEGQGLASQLVTGALDDVRAKGKKVIATCPYVSRFIEKHAEYADLLA from the coding sequence ATGAGCAACAGCGTCGAGTTCAATGCCCAAGAGCATCAATACGAGATCCATGTCGATGGCACCTTCGCGGGGTTCACCAAGGCATTCGTCAGCGGTGACGTCGTGACGTTCCCGCACACCGAGATCCTCGATGAGTTCGAAGGCCAGGGACTGGCGAGCCAGCTCGTCACCGGCGCGCTCGACGACGTACGCGCGAAGGGCAAGAAGGTCATCGCCACGTGCCCGTACGTGTCTCGATTCATCGAGAAGCACGCCGAATACGCCGATCTCCTCGCCTGA
- a CDS encoding DEAD/DEAH box helicase: protein MSNNAVSPALTTFSSLNLPASIVSTLARQDIVNPSPVQSAVIPDALAGRNVLGRARTGSGKTLAFGLPVLVRLAGRTSRSKAPRALILLPTRELATQVRSAMEPLAQKMGLRLTTVYGGVPINKQITTLRNGVDVVIATPGRLTDLLDRRCISLDDIEVTVLDEADHLCDLGFFKPIDAILAKTPPNSQRLLLSATLDGDVNKLVKRHLPQHVLHEVDSADSHVDTMEHHVLVSAATEKSKTAFDLLRANPRSIVFTRTRRGAMRLAKQLTMNGIEAVDMHGDLSQRHRERNLAAFSSGKASVIVATDVAARGIHVDGIGLVVHYDAPAEHKAYQHRSGRTARAGESGAVVTMTTPEALRDVMALQNKAGVTARHHEARTAPSPMTVANLSGAGTDAPHPSSVRAGARTATNNGGGQNRGGGRPQGGFRGNGGGRPSGNGNGQRRRGGSGGSSGGRNRSYAS from the coding sequence GTGAGCAACAACGCCGTCAGCCCTGCGCTGACTACCTTCTCTTCCCTGAACCTGCCCGCGTCGATCGTGTCGACGCTGGCTCGCCAGGACATCGTCAACCCCAGCCCGGTCCAGTCCGCGGTGATCCCCGACGCGCTCGCGGGTCGCAACGTGCTTGGCCGGGCCCGCACGGGATCCGGCAAGACGCTGGCCTTCGGCCTTCCCGTCCTCGTCCGCCTCGCTGGTCGTACGAGCCGCTCCAAGGCTCCCCGCGCACTGATCCTGCTGCCCACGCGTGAGCTGGCCACCCAGGTGCGCTCGGCCATGGAGCCTCTCGCCCAGAAGATGGGCCTTCGCCTCACCACCGTCTACGGCGGTGTCCCGATCAACAAGCAGATCACGACCCTGCGCAACGGCGTCGACGTCGTCATCGCCACGCCGGGCCGCCTGACCGACCTGCTTGATCGTCGCTGCATCTCGCTCGACGACATTGAGGTGACCGTTCTCGATGAGGCCGATCACCTGTGCGACCTCGGCTTCTTCAAGCCGATCGACGCGATCCTCGCCAAGACGCCTCCCAACAGCCAGCGACTGCTGCTGTCGGCGACGCTCGACGGTGACGTCAACAAGCTCGTCAAGCGCCACCTGCCGCAGCACGTCCTCCACGAGGTTGACTCGGCTGACAGCCACGTCGACACGATGGAGCACCACGTCCTCGTCAGCGCTGCGACTGAGAAGTCCAAGACGGCGTTCGACCTGCTCCGCGCCAACCCGCGCAGCATCGTCTTCACCCGTACGCGTCGCGGTGCCATGCGCCTCGCGAAGCAGCTCACGATGAACGGCATCGAAGCCGTCGACATGCACGGTGACCTTTCGCAGCGTCACCGTGAGCGCAACCTCGCCGCCTTCAGCAGCGGCAAGGCCAGCGTCATCGTCGCCACCGACGTCGCCGCTCGCGGCATCCACGTCGATGGCATCGGCCTGGTCGTCCACTACGACGCGCCTGCCGAGCACAAGGCATACCAGCACCGTTCGGGCCGTACGGCTCGTGCGGGTGAGTCCGGAGCAGTCGTCACGATGACGACACCCGAAGCCCTGCGCGATGTCATGGCTCTGCAGAACAAGGCGGGCGTCACAGCTCGTCACCACGAAGCTCGTACGGCCCCGTCTCCCATGACGGTCGCCAACCTGTCGGGCGCCGGTACGGATGCTCCGCATCCGTCGTCGGTCCGCGCCGGTGCGCGTACTGCCACCAACAACGGTGGCGGTCAGAACCGCGGCGGCGGTCGCCCGCAGGGCGGATTCCGCGGCAACGGTGGCGGTCGTCCCAGTGGCAACGGCAACGGCCAGCGCCGTCGCGGCGGATCCGGTGGATCCTCCGGCGGACGCAACCGCAGCTACGCCAGCTAG
- a CDS encoding SRPBCC domain-containing protein: protein MTIAPVVRNVIVSASADVAYAAWTDRIGEWWPLSRHSVYQKDNTVAWIDDQIVETASSGESNVWGRILESNPPGNLSFTWHPGRGPESASTVAVDFVPIADGRTLVRLTHSGWEIFDEPADARDEYRNGWPTVLAGFRDSVPAGETDNQDVWLVLEHRPGNVVAGPVFGHPLFAEHLAFVGSMKDKGVLIAAGPLPDDPGVGQTIIKVPAADAARYVEAAHDDGAVRGDLLVLRVRPWNVMVPGG from the coding sequence ATGACCATTGCGCCCGTCGTACGCAATGTCATCGTCTCGGCATCAGCAGACGTCGCCTATGCCGCGTGGACTGACCGCATCGGCGAGTGGTGGCCGCTCAGTCGTCACTCGGTGTACCAAAAGGACAATACGGTCGCCTGGATCGACGATCAGATCGTCGAGACCGCTTCCAGCGGCGAGAGCAATGTGTGGGGTCGAATCCTGGAGTCCAACCCTCCCGGCAACCTGAGCTTCACCTGGCACCCGGGCCGCGGGCCTGAGTCGGCCAGCACGGTTGCCGTCGACTTCGTGCCGATCGCAGACGGTCGCACCCTCGTACGACTCACGCACTCAGGCTGGGAGATCTTCGACGAGCCCGCAGATGCGCGCGACGAATACCGCAACGGGTGGCCGACCGTACTTGCCGGTTTCCGTGACTCGGTACCTGCCGGCGAAACGGACAACCAAGACGTATGGCTGGTGCTCGAGCACCGACCGGGCAACGTCGTCGCTGGGCCGGTGTTCGGCCATCCCCTGTTTGCCGAGCACCTTGCGTTCGTCGGGAGTATGAAGGACAAGGGCGTACTGATTGCCGCCGGTCCACTGCCCGACGATCCCGGTGTCGGCCAGACGATCATCAAAGTGCCTGCCGCCGACGCAGCGCGCTACGTCGAGGCGGCACACGACGACGGTGCCGTCAGGGGCGACCTTCTGGTGCTTCGCGTACGGCCGTGGAACGTGATGGTCCCAGGCGGGTAG
- a CDS encoding metalloregulator ArsR/SmtB family transcription factor, whose product MSNQARSEAAFDAMGDPMRRRIAETLGNGALPVGELADRLPIGRPAVSKHLKVLESAGIVEHTSIGTRNLYALAPGGLAPLQVWIAKTWDDVLSEFVKHVENGERT is encoded by the coding sequence ATGAGCAACCAAGCCAGAAGCGAAGCCGCATTCGACGCGATGGGCGACCCCATGCGTCGACGCATCGCCGAGACCCTCGGCAACGGCGCGCTGCCCGTCGGCGAGCTCGCGGATCGCCTGCCGATCGGCCGTCCTGCGGTCAGCAAGCACCTCAAAGTGCTCGAGTCAGCAGGCATCGTCGAGCACACCAGCATCGGCACGCGCAATCTGTATGCCCTTGCACCCGGCGGCCTCGCACCGCTGCAAGTGTGGATCGCCAAGACCTGGGATGACGTCCTCTCGGAGTTCGTGAAGCACGTCGAGAACGGAGAACGCACATGA
- a CDS encoding Nramp family divalent metal transporter: MVSRTPVVRRVTLLGPAFIAAVAYVDPGNVATNVTAGSEFGYTLVWVVVMANVMAVLVQYLSAKLGMVTGKSLATHVGEQLSRAPRLAYWLQAEAIAIATDLAEVVGGAIALNLLFDLPLVVGAIITAAVAMVILRIGDLRGQSALERVIVGFLALIAVGFLAGLFVNAPEPGPLAKGLIPTFDGADSVLLASGIIGATVMPHVIYLHSSLTITRLGRRGEGLTVRQLLSATRTDVVLALILAGLLNLSLLVVAAASLNGLPGTDTLQGVHNVVTSELGAGVALLFAVALLGSGLASTSVGSAAGAEVMNGLLGIKLPLLVRRVVTLIPALVVLAIGAEPSRALVISQVILSIGIPFALIPLVLLTARTEVMGEYVNRRLTTAAACLVAAIVIALNVALLWLTFTG, encoded by the coding sequence ATGGTTTCCAGGACTCCGGTGGTGCGACGCGTCACCCTGCTGGGTCCGGCATTCATTGCGGCGGTCGCGTATGTCGACCCGGGCAATGTCGCGACGAACGTGACTGCGGGTTCGGAGTTCGGCTACACCCTCGTGTGGGTCGTCGTGATGGCAAATGTCATGGCTGTACTGGTGCAATACCTGTCGGCGAAGCTCGGTATGGTCACCGGCAAGTCGCTGGCAACCCACGTCGGTGAACAGCTGTCGCGAGCTCCACGCCTGGCGTACTGGCTGCAGGCAGAAGCCATCGCGATCGCGACTGATCTCGCTGAAGTGGTCGGTGGCGCGATCGCCCTCAACCTGTTGTTCGATTTGCCGCTCGTGGTCGGCGCGATCATCACCGCAGCCGTGGCCATGGTCATCCTCCGGATCGGCGACCTTCGCGGTCAGAGCGCACTCGAGCGAGTCATCGTCGGCTTCCTGGCGCTGATCGCGGTCGGCTTCCTTGCAGGCTTGTTCGTCAACGCACCGGAGCCGGGACCGCTCGCCAAGGGCCTCATTCCGACCTTCGACGGCGCGGACAGCGTCCTGCTTGCTTCGGGCATCATCGGCGCGACGGTCATGCCGCACGTCATCTACCTGCACTCCAGCCTCACGATCACCCGCCTTGGGCGCCGCGGTGAGGGGCTCACGGTTCGTCAGCTGCTGTCGGCGACACGTACCGACGTGGTGCTGGCCCTCATCCTCGCCGGTCTGCTGAACCTCTCGCTGCTCGTTGTCGCGGCGGCCAGCCTCAACGGCCTGCCCGGAACCGACACTCTTCAGGGCGTTCACAACGTGGTGACCTCAGAGCTCGGCGCCGGAGTCGCCCTGCTGTTCGCGGTAGCGCTGCTCGGCTCGGGTCTCGCCTCGACCTCCGTCGGCAGTGCCGCCGGAGCAGAGGTCATGAACGGGCTCCTTGGCATCAAGTTGCCACTGCTCGTACGTCGTGTGGTCACGTTGATCCCGGCGCTCGTCGTACTCGCCATTGGCGCCGAGCCCAGTCGCGCTTTGGTGATCTCGCAGGTGATCCTGTCGATCGGCATCCCATTCGCCCTGATCCCGTTGGTTCTGCTGACTGCGCGTACCGAGGTGATGGGCGAGTACGTCAATCGCCGGCTCACGACTGCAGCCGCATGCCTCGTTGCAGCGATTGTGATTGCGCTGAACGTCGCGCTGCTCTGGCTGACATTCACTGGCTGA